The Polaribacter tangerinus genome has a segment encoding these proteins:
- a CDS encoding THUMP domain-containing class I SAM-dependent RNA methyltransferase encodes MDRDFKMTATTLFGLEGVLANELKNLGAQDIKEGVRSVSFRGDKGFMYKANMALRTAVRILKPIKTCKIYDEEDLYEAIQKIKWENYLEVEGTFAIGAVVNSKNFTSNSHYISLKSKDAVADYFRHKYSKRPNVDLKYPDVKIHVHIQKDWLTVSIDSSGDSLHKRGYRTATNIAPINEVLAAGMILLSGYTGDENFIDPMCGSGTILIEAAMIANNIPANINRKLFAFEHWKDYDEDLYFTIQDALLKKIRSSHFKIMGFDKAPSAVKKAQDNIVNANLDEFIGVHHVNFFNSKKEVFGNTTILFNPPYGERLNIDTQEFYKKIGDTLKHNYPGSTAWLITSDTDALKSVGLRTSKRIALKNGDLDCKFVKYELYEGSRKVKELNNTDD; translated from the coding sequence ATGGACAGAGATTTTAAAATGACAGCTACAACGCTCTTTGGTTTAGAAGGAGTATTGGCTAATGAACTAAAAAACCTTGGCGCTCAAGATATTAAAGAAGGAGTAAGAAGTGTTTCTTTTAGGGGCGATAAAGGTTTTATGTACAAAGCAAATATGGCACTAAGAACGGCTGTTCGAATTTTAAAACCCATAAAAACATGTAAAATTTATGATGAAGAAGATTTATATGAAGCTATTCAAAAAATAAAATGGGAAAATTACCTCGAGGTAGAAGGCACTTTTGCGATTGGTGCAGTTGTAAACTCCAAAAATTTTACAAGTAATTCTCATTACATTTCTTTAAAATCTAAAGATGCTGTTGCCGATTATTTTAGACATAAGTACAGTAAAAGACCGAATGTAGATTTAAAATATCCGGATGTAAAAATTCATGTTCACATTCAAAAAGATTGGCTTACTGTTTCTATCGATTCTTCGGGAGATTCTTTACACAAAAGAGGATACCGAACAGCAACCAATATTGCACCAATTAACGAAGTTTTAGCAGCTGGTATGATTTTATTATCTGGATATACTGGAGATGAAAATTTTATAGATCCTATGTGTGGTTCCGGTACTATTTTAATTGAAGCAGCAATGATTGCTAACAATATTCCGGCAAATATCAACAGAAAACTTTTTGCTTTTGAGCATTGGAAAGACTATGACGAAGATTTGTACTTTACAATTCAAGATGCACTTCTCAAGAAAATACGCTCTTCTCATTTTAAAATTATGGGGTTCGACAAAGCGCCATCAGCAGTTAAAAAAGCACAAGATAATATTGTAAATGCAAATTTAGATGAGTTTATAGGCGTGCATCATGTAAACTTTTTCAACTCAAAAAAAGAAGTATTTGGCAATACTACCATACTTTTCAATCCGCCTTATGGCGAGAGATTAAATATTGATACCCAAGAATTTTACAAAAAAATTGGCGATACATTAAAACACAATTATCCGGGTTCTACAGCTTGGCTAATTACTTCAGACACCGATGCTTTAAAATCGGTAGGACTAAGAACCTCGAAAAGGATAGCCCTTAAAAATGGCGATTTAGATTGTAAATTTGTAAAATACGAATTATACGAAGGAAGTCGTAAAGTAAAAGAACTAAATAATACCGATGATTAA
- a CDS encoding DEAD/DEAH box helicase: protein MPFKKLHPYLKEKLVSLQITAPSTFQTKCIPTIKSGANVYAVAPEGSGKKTSLILTTLHKLQCKEEGVAPRAVVLVESREKAIEMYESFLAFTRYSDIRVYLGDEKEHIDLLKSEIFEGIDVLVSTPLIMNKLLLLEGLNTTQLKIFNVYEASFLSHKPSYSALLAITQSIHKCQYVMYTDKITDPLKRLESFFMEHAKKIHI, encoded by the coding sequence ATGCCTTTTAAAAAACTACATCCTTATTTAAAAGAAAAGTTAGTAAGCTTACAAATTACAGCACCATCAACATTTCAAACAAAATGTATACCTACCATTAAAAGTGGTGCAAATGTTTATGCTGTTGCTCCTGAAGGAAGTGGAAAAAAAACATCCTTAATTCTTACTACATTGCATAAATTACAGTGCAAAGAAGAAGGTGTAGCGCCCAGAGCTGTAGTTTTGGTAGAAAGTAGAGAAAAAGCAATTGAAATGTATGAATCTTTTTTGGCTTTTACCAGATACTCAGATATTAGAGTGTATTTAGGTGATGAAAAAGAACATATAGATTTACTTAAGTCAGAGATTTTTGAAGGTATTGATGTACTTGTTTCTACACCGCTTATTATGAATAAACTTCTCTTATTAGAGGGATTAAATACCACTCAACTAAAAATATTTAATGTATATGAGGCTTCATTTTTAAGTCACAAACCTTCCTACTCTGCCCTTTTAGCTATTACACAAAGTATTCATAAATGTCAGTATGTTATGTATACAGATAAAATTACCGATCCATTAAAAAGATTAGAGTCATTTTTTATGGAACACGCAAAAAAAATTCACATATAA
- a CDS encoding pirin family protein, with product MKSILHKAATRGNADHGWLQSKHTFSFANYYNPDRMNFGVLRVLNDDSVSENKGFGTHPHRDMEIISIPLEGDLKHMDNMGNSTVIKSGDVQVMSAGTGVMHSEYNNSAENPVKFLQIWVLPNKKDVTPRYDQITLDVSDRENKLQQIISPNPNDAGVWIHQDAWFFMTKLHQGKNISYTLKKPKKNGVYVFVLSGSAQINSQELDERDGFGLWDIDTFNISATSDTEILLMEVPMELNN from the coding sequence ATGAAATCAATACTTCACAAAGCAGCTACAAGAGGAAATGCAGATCATGGTTGGTTGCAATCAAAACACACGTTTAGTTTTGCTAATTATTACAATCCAGATAGAATGAACTTTGGTGTTCTTAGAGTTTTAAATGATGATAGTGTTTCCGAAAACAAAGGATTTGGCACACACCCACACCGAGATATGGAAATTATATCAATTCCGTTAGAGGGCGATTTAAAGCACATGGACAATATGGGAAATTCGACTGTAATTAAATCTGGAGATGTTCAAGTAATGAGTGCGGGAACTGGTGTGATGCATTCAGAGTATAATAACAGTGCAGAAAATCCTGTAAAATTTTTACAAATTTGGGTACTACCAAATAAAAAGGATGTAACGCCAAGATACGACCAAATTACTTTAGACGTATCGGACCGAGAAAATAAACTACAACAAATAATTTCTCCCAACCCCAATGATGCAGGAGTTTGGATACACCAAGATGCTTGGTTTTTTATGACAAAATTACACCAAGGAAAAAATATTTCTTATACTTTAAAAAAACCTAAAAAGAACGGAGTGTACGTATTTGTTCTTAGTGGAAGTGCCCAAATTAATTCGCAAGAATTAGATGAAAGAGACGGTTTTGGTCTGTGGGATATCGACACTTTTAATATTTCTGCAACAAGCGATACTGAAATTTTATTGATGGAAGTTCCTATGGAACTGAATAACTAA
- a CDS encoding ZIP family metal transporter, with protein MSYLLLIFSVLLGSLLVLLLKPSNKIVRLLLAFSGAYLLSVTILHLIPEVYTPTIDSKRIGIFILIGIILQSILESFSKGAEHGHIHIHSNGKKFPMLLFVSLCLHAFSEGLPIHHANDNLLWAIIVHKIPIAIVLTSFLLYTKYPKRVVFTFLFFFALMSPLGVLIGNEISFFTTFYREITALIIGVFLHISTIILFESTENHKFNLQKFMAILLGILLTIFTL; from the coding sequence ATGAGTTATTTATTATTAATTTTTTCAGTTCTTTTAGGTTCATTATTGGTATTATTATTAAAGCCAAGTAATAAAATTGTTCGCTTATTATTAGCGTTTAGTGGTGCGTACCTTTTGTCGGTTACTATTTTACATCTTATACCAGAAGTTTACACTCCTACTATAGACTCTAAAAGGATAGGTATTTTTATTTTAATTGGTATTATTTTACAGTCTATACTAGAATCGTTTTCTAAGGGTGCAGAGCATGGTCATATACATATTCATTCGAACGGTAAAAAATTTCCAATGTTACTTTTTGTAAGTTTATGCCTGCATGCTTTTTCAGAAGGATTACCAATTCATCATGCAAATGATAATTTATTATGGGCTATAATTGTACATAAAATTCCAATAGCCATAGTTTTAACTTCTTTTTTGTTATATACAAAATACCCAAAAAGAGTCGTTTTTACCTTTTTATTTTTCTTTGCATTAATGAGTCCGTTAGGAGTTTTAATAGGTAATGAAATTTCTTTTTTCACTACTTTTTATAGAGAAATAACTGCTTTAATTATTGGGGTGTTTTTGCATATTTCAACAATCATTCTTTTTGAAAGTACAGAAAATCATAAGTTTAATTTACAAAAGTTTATGGCAATACTTTTAGGTATTTTACTAACTATTTTTACGTTATAA
- a CDS encoding M14 family metallopeptidase: MSTLNSEFLEQLFTQYKEEALFGKWITLNDIEELFRKHASLFIVSKIGTSEEGRPIYQLKIGSGQKKIMLWSQMHGNEATGTKALFDLFNCFTEQCKELSFILENCTLLFIPMLNPDGAQAFTRVNANNVDLNRDAVDRVAKESKLLRAVLEDFNPQFCFNLHDQRTIFNVSGTTNPATISFLAPSEEETRKLTEGRKQTMNVIIAMNDILQQQIPGFIGRYTDEFYPTATGDNFQKLGYNTILIESGHYPNDYNREISRKFTFIAILSGISYIATTSIFDSFERYFTIPNNDTIFYDVIHRYKNSENDIAFQYKDEIINNSLVSSLEKVPEKSLNGKIGHHEIVFES, translated from the coding sequence ATGAGTACATTAAACAGCGAATTTTTAGAACAATTATTTACACAATATAAAGAGGAAGCTTTATTTGGAAAATGGATAACATTAAATGATATTGAAGAATTATTTCGAAAACATGCTTCACTATTTATAGTTTCTAAAATTGGAACTTCAGAAGAGGGCAGACCTATTTATCAATTAAAAATAGGAAGTGGCCAAAAAAAAATAATGCTATGGTCTCAAATGCACGGAAACGAAGCAACAGGAACCAAAGCTCTTTTCGACCTCTTTAACTGTTTTACAGAGCAGTGCAAAGAATTATCTTTTATTCTAGAAAACTGCACCCTTTTATTTATCCCTATGCTAAATCCAGACGGAGCACAAGCATTTACAAGAGTAAATGCAAATAATGTAGATTTAAATAGAGATGCCGTAGATAGAGTTGCAAAAGAGAGTAAATTATTGAGAGCTGTTTTAGAAGATTTTAATCCGCAGTTTTGTTTCAACCTTCACGATCAAAGAACAATATTTAATGTTTCGGGAACAACAAACCCTGCAACCATTTCTTTTTTAGCACCTTCGGAAGAGGAAACTAGAAAGCTAACTGAAGGGAGAAAACAAACAATGAATGTTATTATAGCAATGAACGATATACTTCAGCAACAAATTCCTGGTTTTATTGGCAGGTATACTGATGAGTTTTATCCGACAGCCACTGGAGATAATTTTCAAAAACTTGGTTATAACACCATTCTAATTGAGTCCGGACATTACCCAAATGATTACAATAGAGAAATATCTAGAAAATTCACCTTTATAGCAATACTCTCTGGGATATCTTATATTGCCACAACAAGCATTTTTGATTCTTTCGAACGCTACTTTACAATCCCCAATAACGATACTATTTTTTATGATGTTATTCATAGATACAAAAATTCAGAAAATGATATTGCCTTTCAATATAAAGATGAAATAATTAACAATTCTTTGGTGTCTTCATTAGAAAAAGTACCTGAAAAATCATTAAATGGCAAAATTGGACACCACGAAATCGTTTTCGAAAGCTAA
- the priA gene encoding replication restart helicase PriA: MQHFIDLILPIPIQKTFTYTVTEQEANFLKKGMRVAVSFGKTKMYTGLVFKIHTTAPTLYEAKEIHQILDETPIVNELQLQHWQWVANYYMCSLGDVYRASLPSAFLLESETIVYKNETFINENELEDDEFLIFEALQHQSQLTIHQVADILGKKKVMPIVNSLIKKSAVYIKEEIYEQYKPKLVKYIRLNASYNSDSSLNGLLEELSRAKKQRKAVLTYFQLATSKKPIKVKTLSEKAGISSAIIKSLEAKNIFETYEIQTDRVQFSGQENDLKVLNPHQEKALSEIKETFKSKDVTLLHGITSSGKTEVYTKLIQEVIDAGKQVLFLLPEIALTTQIITRLQYYFGNQISVFHSKYSINERVEVWNNILTQQPKTKIILGARSSIFLPFTNLGLIIIDEEHETSYKQFEPSPRYNARDAAIVLAKMHNAKILLGSATPSLESYYNAQEKKYGFVALNRRHGNVQLPKIELINVKEKYRKKEMTGHFSDRLIQLIQDALNEKEQVILFQNRRGYSPIVTCNTCGVSPECPNCDVTLTFHKFKHELRCHYCNYQRAMPNSCAACGSNTLDTKGFGTEQIELELKTLFPDFKIGRMDLDTTRGKFGYQKIIGAFEAKEIDILVGTQMLSKGLDFENVSLVGILNADTMLNFPDFRAHERAYDMMVQVSGRAGRSKKQGNVAIQTYNPFHQILQQVSTTNYTEMYKEQLQERWQYKYPPYYRIIKITLKHRDYIKLDSGVNWLFKALYNSFGEHVLGPTAPSVARIRNQYIKNIIIKIPPKQSLLQTKNQLNNIKSTFEAVKDFRPIRFIIDVDAY, encoded by the coding sequence TTGCAACATTTCATCGATCTTATATTGCCCATTCCTATTCAAAAAACTTTTACATATACTGTAACAGAACAAGAAGCTAATTTCTTAAAAAAAGGGATGCGAGTTGCAGTTTCTTTTGGTAAAACAAAAATGTATACAGGCTTGGTTTTTAAAATACATACCACAGCACCAACGTTATATGAAGCAAAAGAAATTCATCAAATTTTAGATGAAACACCCATAGTAAACGAACTTCAATTGCAACATTGGCAATGGGTTGCCAACTATTATATGTGTTCTTTAGGAGATGTTTATAGAGCCTCTTTACCTTCAGCTTTTTTATTAGAAAGTGAAACAATTGTATACAAAAACGAAACCTTTATAAATGAAAATGAGTTAGAAGACGATGAATTTTTAATATTTGAAGCGTTGCAGCATCAGTCGCAACTAACAATTCATCAAGTAGCTGATATCTTAGGAAAAAAGAAAGTGATGCCAATTGTGAATTCACTTATAAAAAAATCGGCAGTTTATATAAAAGAAGAAATTTACGAGCAGTACAAACCAAAGTTAGTAAAATACATTCGCTTGAACGCTTCTTACAATTCAGATAGTAGTTTAAATGGTTTATTAGAAGAGCTATCTAGAGCCAAGAAACAACGTAAAGCGGTACTTACTTATTTTCAATTAGCCACAAGTAAAAAACCAATAAAAGTTAAAACTTTATCAGAAAAAGCAGGAATTTCTTCTGCCATTATTAAAAGTTTAGAAGCTAAAAACATTTTTGAAACTTACGAAATTCAAACAGATAGAGTTCAATTTTCTGGCCAAGAAAATGATTTAAAAGTTTTAAATCCGCACCAAGAAAAAGCACTTTCTGAAATTAAGGAAACTTTCAAATCTAAAGATGTAACCCTTTTGCATGGCATTACTAGTTCAGGCAAAACAGAAGTTTATACAAAATTAATTCAAGAAGTTATAGACGCAGGAAAACAAGTATTATTCCTGTTGCCAGAAATAGCACTCACTACACAAATTATAACACGACTACAGTATTATTTTGGAAACCAGATTTCGGTATTTCATTCCAAATATTCTATAAATGAAAGGGTAGAAGTATGGAATAATATTTTAACACAACAACCTAAAACTAAAATTATTTTAGGCGCTAGATCTTCAATTTTCCTACCATTTACAAACCTTGGTTTAATTATTATAGATGAAGAACACGAAACATCTTACAAACAATTTGAACCTTCTCCAAGATATAATGCGCGAGATGCGGCTATTGTTTTGGCAAAAATGCACAATGCTAAAATACTTTTAGGCTCTGCAACACCTTCTTTAGAATCTTATTATAATGCACAAGAAAAAAAATACGGTTTTGTTGCATTAAATAGAAGACATGGTAATGTACAGTTGCCTAAAATAGAACTTATTAATGTTAAAGAAAAGTATCGTAAAAAGGAAATGACCGGTCATTTCTCCGACCGATTGATACAATTAATTCAAGATGCATTAAATGAAAAAGAGCAGGTAATTTTGTTTCAAAATAGGCGTGGTTATTCGCCAATTGTAACCTGTAACACTTGTGGGGTTTCTCCAGAATGCCCTAATTGCGATGTTACATTAACGTTTCACAAGTTTAAACACGAACTACGTTGTCACTATTGCAATTATCAAAGAGCAATGCCTAATAGTTGTGCCGCTTGCGGAAGTAATACTTTAGATACCAAAGGCTTCGGAACAGAGCAAATAGAATTAGAATTAAAAACATTATTTCCAGATTTTAAAATAGGAAGAATGGATCTGGATACTACACGAGGTAAATTTGGATATCAAAAAATTATTGGTGCTTTTGAGGCAAAAGAAATAGATATATTGGTAGGGACCCAAATGCTATCGAAAGGGTTAGATTTTGAAAATGTATCTTTAGTAGGTATTTTAAATGCAGATACAATGCTTAATTTTCCAGATTTTAGAGCACATGAAAGAGCCTATGACATGATGGTGCAAGTTTCTGGCAGAGCAGGAAGAAGTAAAAAACAAGGTAATGTAGCCATTCAAACCTACAATCCTTTTCATCAAATTTTACAGCAAGTATCTACCACTAACTATACAGAAATGTATAAAGAACAACTACAAGAAAGATGGCAATATAAATATCCGCCCTACTACAGAATTATTAAAATTACCTTAAAACACAGAGACTATATAAAATTAGATAGTGGCGTTAACTGGTTGTTTAAAGCTTTGTACAACTCTTTTGGCGAACATGTTCTTGGTCCAACTGCACCTTCTGTTGCAAGAATTAGAAATCAATATATAAAGAATATTATTATTAAAATACCACCAAAACAGTCGCTACTTCAAACCAAAAACCAGTTAAACAACATTAAAAGTACGTTCGAAGCAGTAAAAGATTTTAGACCCATTCGTTTTATTATTGATGTTGACGCTTATTAG
- a CDS encoding Lrp/AsnC family transcriptional regulator has protein sequence MKKFILDEIDHQILDILIENARTPFTDIAKQLLVSAGTIHVRVKKMEDEGIIQGSTLTLNYEKMGYSFIAHVGVFLEKTSMTQDVINNLRNIPNVTVAYVTAGKYNIFCKVRAKGTNDAKDIIYAIDDVPGVKRTETMIALEESINDKKRMMHAIFKEL, from the coding sequence ATGAAAAAGTTTATTTTAGACGAAATCGATCATCAAATTTTAGATATTCTAATTGAGAATGCAAGAACCCCCTTTACAGACATTGCAAAACAATTACTAGTTTCTGCCGGAACAATTCATGTTCGAGTAAAAAAAATGGAAGATGAAGGAATTATTCAGGGGTCTACATTAACTTTAAACTACGAAAAAATGGGATATTCTTTTATAGCCCACGTAGGTGTCTTTTTAGAAAAAACATCAATGACACAAGATGTTATAAATAATTTGAGAAATATACCAAATGTAACTGTAGCGTATGTTACTGCAGGAAAATATAATATTTTTTGTAAAGTAAGAGCTAAAGGAACCAATGATGCTAAAGACATTATTTATGCCATAGATGATGTGCCAGGTGTTAAAAGAACCGAAACAATGATAGCCTTAGAAGAAAGTATAAATGATAAGAAAAGAATGATGCATGCAATATTTAAAGAATTGTAA
- a CDS encoding DUF2237 family protein, which yields MNSENITLNVLNTPLESCSCNPLTGYFRDGFCNTTPDDFGTHVVCAIVTEAFLKFSLSRGNDLITPNLHWNFPGLKPGDKWCLCISRWLEAEKAQVAPLIDLKATHINALKYVSISLLKKYAV from the coding sequence ATGAATTCAGAAAATATCACTTTAAATGTGCTAAATACCCCTTTAGAAAGTTGCTCTTGCAATCCGTTAACTGGCTATTTTAGAGATGGTTTTTGTAATACTACACCAGATGATTTTGGTACACATGTAGTTTGTGCAATTGTAACAGAAGCTTTTTTAAAATTCTCTTTGTCTAGAGGAAATGACTTAATTACACCTAACTTACATTGGAATTTTCCGGGACTAAAACCCGGAGATAAATGGTGTTTATGTATTTCTAGATGGTTAGAAGCTGAAAAAGCTCAGGTTGCTCCTTTGATAGATTTAAAAGCTACCCATATAAATGCCTTAAAATATGTATCTATAAGCTTATTAAAAAAATATGCAGTATAA
- a CDS encoding CPXCG motif-containing cysteine-rich protein, whose product MEQEHFFQCPYCWEEISMILDASIRKQTYIEDCEVCCNPIEVTPEFEDGAIIAFDAQSIEQ is encoded by the coding sequence ATGGAGCAAGAACATTTTTTTCAGTGTCCGTATTGTTGGGAAGAAATATCTATGATTTTAGATGCCAGTATTCGCAAACAAACTTACATAGAGGATTGTGAGGTTTGTTGTAATCCAATAGAAGTAACACCCGAATTTGAAGATGGTGCTATCATAGCTTTTGATGCTCAGTCGATAGAGCAATAA
- a CDS encoding YceI family protein, with amino-acid sequence MSTKTNWVIDHAHSEIAFKVKHMMISTVTGFFEDFTASAETEGDNFDNGNFTFSAKTASIITKNNDRDAHLKSDDFFNSEAFPNMTFVSKSFNGEELVGDLTIRDVTKEISLTADFNGIAVDPYGQTKAGFEISGVINRKDFNLTWSAVTEAGSIVVSDKVKLVVDAQFIKQN; translated from the coding sequence ATGAGTACAAAAACAAACTGGGTCATAGACCACGCACATTCTGAAATAGCTTTTAAAGTAAAACATATGATGATATCTACTGTTACAGGTTTTTTTGAAGATTTTACAGCTTCAGCAGAAACAGAAGGAGATAATTTTGATAATGGAAACTTTACTTTTAGTGCTAAAACAGCCTCTATTATTACTAAAAACAACGATAGAGATGCTCACTTAAAATCTGATGATTTCTTTAATTCGGAAGCATTTCCCAACATGACTTTTGTATCTAAATCTTTTAATGGAGAAGAACTTGTAGGAGATTTAACTATTAGAGACGTTACCAAAGAGATTTCTTTAACTGCAGATTTTAATGGAATTGCAGTAGATCCTTACGGACAAACAAAAGCAGGATTTGAAATTTCTGGTGTAATTAATAGAAAAGATTTTAATTTAACTTGGAGCGCAGTTACAGAAGCAGGAAGTATTGTTGTTTCTGATAAAGTAAAATTGGTAGTTGATGCTCAATTTATAAAGCAAAATTAA
- a CDS encoding EamA family transporter, whose translation MWMYLGLLAALFLGLHNLCKKHAVQGNEVFPVLFGTILSGFLILLPFFVATIYAPEFMKDVGFYISPISYKIHGYIIIKSVIMASSWVLAYQALKHLPITIVAPIRSAGPFFTFIGAILIYNEQPNFSQWIGFFLIILSVMLYAKIGKKEGIVFKSNKWIFAIIGATFLGASSGLYDKFLIQKLTLNPQTLQFWFCFYTVLILLLILSVTWFPYSEKRKAFTFRWSIVGVGVLLQSADYFYFKALQDPEALIMLLSAIKRSQLIIAVVVGGLIFKEKNKRKKLLPLAGILIGIFLILYS comes from the coding sequence ATGTGGATGTATTTAGGTTTATTGGCGGCTTTGTTTTTAGGCTTGCACAACTTGTGCAAAAAACATGCTGTACAAGGTAATGAAGTCTTTCCTGTATTGTTTGGTACTATTCTATCTGGGTTTTTAATACTCCTACCCTTTTTTGTAGCAACTATATATGCTCCTGAATTCATGAAAGATGTAGGTTTTTACATTTCTCCAATTTCATATAAAATTCATGGTTACATCATTATTAAATCTGTAATAATGGCAAGTTCTTGGGTATTGGCATATCAAGCTTTAAAACATTTACCCATAACTATTGTTGCTCCAATAAGGTCTGCTGGTCCGTTTTTTACTTTTATAGGAGCCATTTTAATATATAATGAACAGCCAAACTTTTCGCAATGGATTGGTTTTTTCTTAATTATACTATCAGTAATGCTTTATGCTAAAATTGGTAAAAAAGAAGGAATTGTTTTTAAGAGTAATAAGTGGATTTTTGCAATAATCGGCGCTACTTTTCTAGGAGCTTCTAGCGGATTGTACGATAAATTTTTGATACAGAAATTAACCTTAAATCCACAAACACTTCAGTTTTGGTTTTGTTTCTATACGGTTCTCATTTTACTTCTTATTTTGTCAGTTACTTGGTTTCCGTATTCAGAAAAAAGAAAGGCTTTTACATTTAGATGGTCTATTGTTGGTGTTGGTGTTTTATTACAATCGGCAGATTATTTTTATTTTAAGGCTCTACAAGATCCAGAGGCATTAATTATGCTACTATCTGCAATTAAAAGAAGTCAGTTAATTATTGCGGTTGTAGTAGGTGGACTTATTTTTAAAGAAAAGAATAAACGTAAAAAGTTACTTCCTTTAGCAGGTATTTTAATTGGTATTTTTCTTATCCTATACTCCTAA
- a CDS encoding class I SAM-dependent methyltransferase, which yields MKNKDWFTEWFNTKYYHILYKDRNDNDAQLFMKNITEYLRLPKTAHILDLPCGKGRHAVYLNSLGYQVTGADLSENSIQEAKKFENEKLQFYVSDMRAPIEQSYDAIFNLFTSFGYFDDDHEDLLILKNIKNALYKNGVFVFDFLNATFVKKHLVTEEVKIIDGIQFDINRAIKNGFIYKNISFFADEKQHEFTEKVKYLDVKKMIDYLENVGFSIEHIFGDYELTDFNESTSNRLIIVAK from the coding sequence ATGAAAAATAAAGATTGGTTTACAGAGTGGTTTAATACCAAATATTACCATATTTTATATAAGGATAGGAATGACAACGATGCACAGTTGTTCATGAAAAATATTACTGAATATTTAAGACTTCCAAAAACAGCACATATTTTAGATTTACCATGTGGTAAAGGCAGACATGCTGTGTATTTAAATTCTCTAGGCTACCAAGTAACTGGTGCCGATTTGTCTGAAAATAGTATACAAGAAGCAAAAAAGTTCGAAAATGAAAAGCTACAATTTTATGTAAGCGATATGAGAGCTCCAATAGAACAATCTTATGATGCTATTTTTAATTTATTTACAAGTTTTGGTTATTTCGATGATGACCATGAAGATTTATTAATTCTAAAAAACATAAAGAATGCATTGTATAAAAACGGTGTTTTTGTGTTCGATTTTTTAAATGCAACTTTTGTAAAAAAACATTTAGTTACTGAGGAAGTAAAAATTATAGATGGAATACAGTTTGATATTAATAGAGCTATTAAAAACGGATTTATCTATAAAAATATCTCATTCTTTGCTGATGAGAAACAGCACGAATTTACAGAAAAAGTAAAATATTTAGATGTAAAAAAAATGATAGATTATTTAGAAAATGTTGGTTTTTCTATTGAACATATTTTTGGAGACTACGAATTGACTGATTTTAACGAATCTACCTCTAACCGATTAATTATTGTGGCAAAATGA
- a CDS encoding helix-turn-helix transcriptional regulator, with amino-acid sequence MINSIDFTNRLKKLMDYYEISASIFADKVGVQRSSISHILSGRNKPSLDFVLKVTTEFKEVTLEWLIHGIGNFPAKTDVAAVNTTTPLSVNNKIATETSHKKVIQKILVFYTDGTFDEFKN; translated from the coding sequence ATGATAAACAGTATTGATTTTACAAATAGATTAAAAAAATTGATGGATTATTATGAAATCTCGGCATCTATCTTTGCAGATAAAGTTGGGGTTCAAAGGTCTAGTATCTCTCATATTTTATCTGGAAGAAATAAACCTAGTTTAGACTTTGTTTTAAAAGTTACTACAGAGTTTAAAGAGGTAACTCTGGAATGGCTAATTCATGGAATTGGAAATTTTCCAGCTAAAACAGATGTTGCGGCAGTTAACACTACTACTCCACTTTCTGTAAACAATAAAATAGCAACGGAAACATCTCACAAAAAAGTAATACAGAAAATATTGGTTTTTTACACAGATGGAACTTTCGACGAGTTTAAAAATTAG